One uncultured Fretibacterium sp. DNA segment encodes these proteins:
- a CDS encoding type II toxin-antitoxin system HicB family antitoxin yields MLTKKPDHYIFPAIFNYADDGISISFPDLPGCLSCGDDQKEAMYMAQDVLAGFLSLMEDDGEAIPEPSDFRSIRTEPNEAVVLVNAWMTPMREKTVRKNLTIPAGLAWRGEKAGLNFSQLLTDALDKVLNETA; encoded by the coding sequence ATGCTCACGAAAAAACCGGATCACTACATCTTCCCGGCAATTTTCAATTATGCCGACGACGGTATTTCCATCTCGTTCCCCGACCTTCCGGGGTGCCTGAGCTGCGGGGACGACCAGAAAGAAGCAATGTACATGGCGCAAGACGTTCTTGCCGGGTTCCTGTCGCTCATGGAGGATGACGGCGAAGCAATACCAGAGCCCTCCGACTTCCGCAGCATCCGCACGGAGCCTAACGAGGCTGTCGTACTTGTTAACGCATGGATGACCCCCATGCGAGAGAAAACCGTCCGCAAGAATCTCACTATCCCCGCCGGGCTTGCCTGGCGTGGAGAAAAGGCAGGGCTCAATTTCTCTCAGCTTCTCACGGACGCTCTCGACAAAGTTTTGAACGAAACAGCGTAA
- a CDS encoding type II toxin-antitoxin system HicA family toxin, whose translation MLYLQRTRGEDSGIPSSKQAIEEITAVGWRFVSARGSHHYFEHPTKPGKVSVPHPKKDLPFGTYRSILKQAGIL comes from the coding sequence ATATTATACTTACAACGAACAAGAGGGGAGGACAGTGGAATACCAAGCTCAAAACAGGCGATCGAAGAAATTACGGCGGTAGGTTGGCGTTTCGTCAGTGCAAGAGGAAGTCACCACTACTTCGAGCACCCAACAAAGCCCGGTAAGGTTTCGGTCCCGCATCCCAAAAAAGACCTCCCCTTCGGAACCTACCGGAGCATACTCAAGCAGGCGGGGATACTTTAA
- a CDS encoding extracellular solute-binding protein, with amino-acid sequence MFFCTRPPKPVEPIVLTIWHNPTGHREDALSLAVDRFNRSIGRERGVVIIVTAIAKSEIMHEKLMSIAQGDPGAPQPPDIVIAYPKSAMPLIAKGALVPLDDYFSPEELSAYIPEFIDAGRLGDGRLLYVFPIGRSTEGLLVNRTFWDRFSRETGTPVTELATFEGIVRAAERYHEWTDAKTPDIEGDGGIFFMVDNPFNLAQAAFAQLDDDLFDGDRLNVNSPVYERVWKLFFEPTVRGYESVYKGYGTDLAKTGRMLCWTSSTAGITFMPKNVVYDDNTSEPVEFELLPFPVMEGGRKVAIQRAGGFCLFRSTPDRQQAAVDFLKWLTRPEENLRYVEGIGYLPVTRSALETAQERWGKDATGIWRSYVEAIGVMNREYRFLPQRSIANYGELEILYEGRIRRLAEKARERYRELLPAVGAERAWREATEGAYAKFVESK; translated from the coding sequence TTGTTTTTCTGCACGCGCCCGCCCAAGCCCGTGGAGCCCATCGTGCTCACGATCTGGCACAATCCCACCGGACATCGGGAGGACGCCCTGTCCCTGGCCGTCGATCGTTTCAACCGTTCCATCGGCCGGGAGAGGGGCGTCGTCATCATCGTCACGGCCATCGCCAAGTCCGAGATCATGCACGAGAAGCTCATGTCCATCGCCCAGGGGGACCCCGGCGCCCCACAGCCGCCGGACATCGTGATCGCCTACCCCAAGTCCGCGATGCCGCTTATCGCAAAGGGGGCGCTGGTTCCCCTCGACGACTATTTTTCACCCGAGGAGCTGAGCGCCTATATCCCCGAGTTCATCGACGCCGGCCGGCTCGGGGACGGACGGCTGCTGTACGTGTTTCCCATCGGCAGGTCCACCGAGGGGCTGCTCGTCAACAGGACGTTCTGGGACCGCTTCTCCCGCGAGACCGGGACCCCCGTGACGGAGCTCGCGACCTTCGAGGGGATCGTCCGCGCCGCCGAGCGGTACCACGAGTGGACCGACGCGAAGACCCCCGATATCGAGGGTGACGGGGGCATATTCTTTATGGTGGACAATCCCTTCAACCTGGCCCAGGCCGCATTCGCCCAGTTGGACGACGACCTGTTCGACGGGGACCGCCTGAACGTGAACTCGCCCGTCTACGAAAGGGTCTGGAAGCTGTTCTTCGAGCCGACGGTGCGGGGATACGAATCCGTCTACAAGGGCTATGGGACGGACCTGGCGAAGACGGGCAGGATGCTGTGTTGGACCAGCTCCACCGCGGGCATCACCTTCATGCCGAAGAACGTGGTCTATGACGACAACACGTCCGAGCCCGTGGAGTTCGAGCTGCTGCCCTTCCCGGTCATGGAGGGGGGGCGGAAGGTCGCCATCCAGCGCGCCGGGGGCTTCTGCCTCTTCCGCTCGACTCCCGACCGGCAGCAGGCAGCCGTCGATTTCCTGAAGTGGCTGACCCGTCCGGAGGAGAACCTGCGGTACGTCGAGGGCATCGGCTATCTGCCCGTGACCCGAAGCGCGCTCGAGACGGCGCAGGAGCGTTGGGGAAAGGACGCCACCGGCATCTGGAGGAGCTATGTCGAGGCGATCGGCGTGATGAACCGCGAGTACCGTTTCCTGCCCCAAAGGTCGATTGCGAACTACGGTGAGCTGGAGATCCTGTACGAGGGACGGATACGCCGCCTCGCGGAGAAGGCCCGTGAGCGGTACCGGGAGCTTTTGCCCGCTGTCGGGGCGGAACGGGCCTGGCGCGAGGCCACGGAAGGGGCGTACGCGAAGTTTGTCGAATCCAAATAG
- a CDS encoding LuxR C-terminal-related transcriptional regulator, whose product MSNPNRLSLFAFFSRLRGLGSLGRLGRTLRLRLWMFFAFVVLTMAAIVSAVLFLTGTLSLRDSGGRLVFDNELRHLAASTERRMGHLSAMAIRMGHHLSRSIEHFLEERELTTDDLRRRPELLRPLLVNQFDNLMLSLEQAKTTGAFLILDATASRRMREARTSRAGLYLVDWEPELVSGSMLQFQLLRGPSQIALERGLVMEKYWAMEFDIEDADYFAHPQRCAMEHPEGAHRVGFWYPTTTIRGTARKAMLCSVPLIDSRGGVFGVCGFDVSDLHFKRTTMPAANIYGGIFCTLAPVTTSGLDVSSALVSWRYFAEEEPGGANLLSPAGGRDGFTLYRTDGGESLIGGVRPMRIQPSGLSCSAPEFTFALLVPEREYDAVRSARNGRFVLILAVMSLAGILVSFFFSRWYVRPILRAIAAVKEGADEPPVTRIAEIDDLIEFLTARASAGRSEPSEGMDPDTGPTDDEVEREFNERVRTLSRAEHNVFDLYVRGCSAAEIAAALGISPNTVKTHNRNIFAKMQVSSQRELLMTYIDILKKRRGR is encoded by the coding sequence TTGTCGAATCCAAATAGACTCTCCCTGTTCGCATTCTTCTCCAGGCTGAGGGGCCTCGGATCCCTGGGGCGTCTTGGGCGGACGCTGCGCCTGAGACTATGGATGTTCTTCGCGTTCGTCGTGCTCACGATGGCTGCGATCGTCTCGGCGGTCCTGTTCCTGACCGGCACGCTGAGCCTTCGCGACTCCGGGGGCCGCCTCGTGTTCGACAACGAGCTGAGACACCTCGCGGCATCGACGGAGAGGCGGATGGGGCACCTCTCCGCGATGGCGATACGGATGGGACATCACCTGTCACGCAGCATCGAACACTTTCTGGAGGAGCGGGAGCTGACGACGGACGACCTGCGGCGGCGTCCCGAGCTCCTGAGGCCGCTCCTGGTGAACCAGTTCGACAACCTGATGCTCTCGCTCGAGCAGGCCAAGACGACCGGGGCCTTCCTGATCCTGGATGCCACCGCCAGCCGAAGGATGCGCGAGGCCCGGACCTCCCGGGCGGGGCTGTACCTCGTCGACTGGGAGCCGGAGCTTGTCAGCGGCAGCATGCTGCAGTTCCAACTTCTGCGCGGTCCCTCGCAGATTGCGCTGGAGCGGGGATTGGTGATGGAGAAGTATTGGGCCATGGAGTTCGACATCGAGGACGCGGACTACTTCGCACACCCGCAGCGGTGCGCCATGGAGCATCCCGAGGGCGCGCACCGCGTGGGGTTCTGGTATCCGACGACGACGATTCGGGGTACGGCCCGCAAGGCGATGCTGTGCAGCGTCCCCCTGATCGATTCGCGCGGCGGCGTATTCGGGGTCTGCGGCTTCGACGTCAGCGACCTCCATTTCAAGCGCACCACCATGCCGGCCGCCAACATCTACGGCGGCATCTTCTGCACCCTGGCTCCGGTGACGACATCGGGGCTCGACGTCTCCTCGGCGCTGGTCTCGTGGCGCTATTTCGCGGAGGAGGAGCCGGGAGGCGCGAACCTCCTGTCGCCGGCGGGCGGACGCGACGGGTTCACCCTCTACAGAACCGACGGAGGAGAATCTTTGATCGGCGGAGTGCGCCCCATGAGGATACAGCCGTCGGGGCTCTCCTGCTCCGCCCCGGAGTTTACGTTCGCGCTGCTCGTCCCCGAGAGGGAATATGACGCGGTCCGGTCCGCCCGAAACGGAAGGTTTGTCCTTATCCTCGCCGTGATGTCCCTGGCCGGCATCCTGGTCTCGTTTTTCTTCAGCAGGTGGTACGTCCGCCCTATCCTGAGGGCGATTGCCGCGGTGAAGGAGGGTGCCGACGAGCCACCCGTGACGCGGATTGCGGAGATCGACGACCTGATCGAGTTCCTGACGGCGCGTGCATCCGCCGGACGGTCGGAGCCATCCGAGGGGATGGACCCCGACACCGGTCCCACGGATGACGAGGTCGAGCGGGAGTTCAACGAGCGGGTGAGGACCCTGTCGCGCGCCGAGCACAACGTGTTCGACCTCTACGTTCGGGGCTGCTCCGCCGCGGAGATCGCCGCGGCCCTGGGCATCAGCCCCAATACGGTCAAGACCCACAACCGAAACATCTTCGCCAAGATGCAGGTCTCCTCGCAGCGCGAGCTGCTGATGACCTACATCGACATTCTGAAAAAACGCCGGGGCCGGTAA
- a CDS encoding LemA family protein has product MERMIGVFFLAAVLLTALVLSVKTYNGLIVLRSFCAEGWSGVLAAVRRRRAAIAQALRATAPGSPEEIMLLERVRSACAEDASEWDVGELLHAEAELAENLPSLLALCERSPETSERMEKDEGRTSIRVPLPELSADVEMARNYYNATARDYNTRLGQFPANLIGRVFRFKEAEYLESDPLS; this is encoded by the coding sequence ATGGAAAGGATGATTGGCGTGTTTTTTCTTGCGGCGGTACTGCTGACGGCCCTTGTCCTTTCGGTCAAAACCTATAATGGCCTCATCGTACTGAGGAGCTTTTGCGCGGAGGGGTGGAGCGGGGTCCTGGCTGCGGTGCGGCGGAGACGGGCGGCCATCGCCCAGGCATTGAGGGCGACGGCGCCAGGCAGTCCCGAGGAGATTATGCTCCTGGAAAGGGTGAGGTCGGCCTGTGCGGAGGACGCTTCCGAATGGGACGTCGGCGAGCTGTTGCATGCCGAAGCGGAGCTGGCGGAAAATCTGCCGTCCCTTCTGGCCCTCTGCGAACGAAGCCCGGAGACATCGGAGAGAATGGAGAAGGACGAGGGGCGGACGAGTATTCGAGTTCCCCTTCCGGAGCTGAGTGCGGATGTGGAGATGGCGAGGAACTATTACAACGCGACCGCCCGTGACTACAACACGCGTCTTGGACAGTTTCCGGCGAACCTGATCGGCCGGGTGTTTCGTTTCAAAGAGGCGGAATATCTCGAATCGGATCCGTTGAGTTAG